Below is a genomic region from Calditrichota bacterium.
AGGGTATCGATGGCCGATTGGGCACTCGCGGTGTCGGTCAGAACCAGCGATCCGATGCCGAGGGACGAGGCGTCCATCGCATTCAGGTTGATCGTGTAGTAGTCCTGATTCGACACGTTGTTAGTGCCGATGTGGAACTTCAGATCTGCCGTCGCGTAGGTGCCGTCGAGCAGATTGAGTCCGTTGTAGTTCGTGACGTTCGCGATCCGGGTCACCTCGCTCTTCAGAGCCTGGAATTCCGTGTCGAGGATTTCCCGGTCTCCATCGAGGAGGGCTCCGTTCGACGCCTGCACCGCAAGCGCCCGCATCCGCACCAGTTTCTCGTCGATGACGCCCAGCGCCCCTTCGGCCGTCTCCAGCAGGTTGATGTTGTAGTTGGCATTACGCTCGGCTTCCTGCAGAGAAGCGATTTGGGCGCGGAAACGTTCCGATATCGCCAGACCGGCCGGGTCTTCCCAGGCATTGTTGATACGCAGACCCGACGAAAGGCGGTTGACCGCCTGGTCGAGTTGCGTCTGCGTAACCTGAAGATTCCGCTGCGCCGTAAGCGACAGAACGTTGTGATTGATCCGCGTGCTCATTCTTCGGTTGCCTCCATTGTGTTCCGAACCCCTTGCACTCTACTTATCGGCGAAAGGGGTCCAAAACTTTAGAGGTCAGCCGGTCATCAGTCGTCAGTTGTCCGCCAACATCAGGGCTAAAGGCTCAAGGCTAAAGGCTCAAGGCTAAAGGCTCAGGGTATGATAGCGAATTCTTGAGCCCTGAGCCGTGAGCCACTCTTACCCCACCATTTCAACGCGCCGCTCGCCGGCCTTTCCCGACTTGTAGCGGCCGAGGGCTTCACCGCTGCGCCGCAGTTCGGCCATCACTTCAAGTGCGCGGCTTCTCGACCGTATGAGGCAGGCTTCAGCCTCTC
It encodes:
- a CDS encoding flagellin, which produces MSTRINHNVLSLTAQRNLQVTQTQLDQAVNRLSSGLRINNAWEDPAGLAISERFRAQIASLQEAERNANYNINLLETAEGALGVIDEKLVRMRALAVQASNGALLDGDREILDTEFQALKSEVTRIANVTNYNGLNLLDGTYATADLKFHIGTNNVSNQDYYTINLNAMDASSLGIGSLVLTDTASAQSAIDTLDTAINSKDTERTRLGSYVERLQNTILNLQVTNENVVKSESTIRDADVAAEMSNFVRAQILMQSGVAMLSQANMVPRTVAQLIG